In the Streptomyces sp. BHT-5-2 genome, one interval contains:
- a CDS encoding FAD-dependent oxidoreductase produces the protein MTTSPRPMGRRGFLGSAAALGAGALTAGAGSTAVAGPRTAGPADAVSHDLARKVLLVGDDGADLKLRYLNILIDHGLPKAAKSAKPKHILVVGAGIAGMVSALLLKEAGHRVTIVEANGNRAGGRIKTFKGVFSDKSLHAEAGAMRLPDFHPMVLALADKLRLKRRLFYYADVAPGARPSGKVPPVVYKSFNGQSWTNGEPTSFRPPEGTSRTLIHVNGTRVTRGAYATSPGTINRTFGASATSTMSAALDKALGMVTVNQQCSIQRQIDAWAKVIHEFDDYSTHRYLVERAGWNLADIQAAGTLENVTSRLHYSLIPTLIDRSIITPSTRFWELEGGTAMLTEALAARLNGLIHFNRRMTRLTQTADGVRIETTAESGTEGSCDGAPVEPQQVFEGDYALVTAPFSAVRFCEFEPALSYPKRRAIAELHYDSATKVLLEFKNRFWEQGEQGFTGGGCVSDTPNRFTYFPSVVEGSRGGVVLASYTWSDEAMRWDSLTDGERYAFALDNLARMFGPQVREEFTGVGATQSWARARYALGEAVIFTPGQLHEHHPATRTVEGRVHFAGEHTSLKPAWIEGALESAVRAGLEIHQR, from the coding sequence GTGACTACTTCTCCACGCCCCATGGGGCGCCGTGGATTCCTGGGTTCCGCCGCCGCGCTCGGCGCCGGAGCGCTGACCGCGGGGGCAGGCTCCACCGCCGTCGCCGGACCCAGGACGGCCGGTCCGGCCGATGCCGTCAGCCATGACCTTGCCCGCAAGGTGCTGCTGGTGGGCGACGACGGTGCAGACCTCAAGCTGCGCTATCTGAACATCCTCATCGACCACGGGCTTCCCAAGGCCGCCAAGTCCGCGAAGCCCAAGCACATTCTCGTCGTCGGCGCCGGAATCGCCGGAATGGTGTCCGCTCTGCTGCTGAAGGAGGCCGGGCACCGGGTCACCATTGTGGAGGCCAACGGCAATCGAGCCGGCGGCCGCATCAAGACCTTCAAGGGAGTGTTCTCCGACAAGTCCCTGCACGCCGAGGCGGGCGCTATGCGGCTGCCGGACTTCCACCCCATGGTGCTGGCGCTGGCCGACAAACTGCGGCTGAAACGGCGCCTGTTCTACTACGCCGACGTGGCGCCCGGCGCCCGGCCCAGCGGCAAGGTACCGCCGGTGGTCTACAAGTCGTTCAACGGCCAGTCCTGGACCAATGGCGAACCGACCTCCTTCCGTCCACCGGAAGGTACCTCGCGCACGCTCATCCACGTCAACGGCACCCGAGTCACCCGTGGCGCCTACGCCACATCGCCCGGCACGATCAACCGAACCTTCGGCGCCTCGGCCACCAGCACCATGTCCGCCGCGCTGGACAAGGCGCTGGGTATGGTGACGGTCAACCAACAGTGCTCCATCCAGCGCCAGATCGACGCCTGGGCCAAGGTCATCCATGAATTCGACGACTACTCCACGCACCGGTACCTGGTGGAACGCGCCGGATGGAACCTGGCGGACATCCAGGCGGCAGGCACCCTGGAGAACGTCACCTCGCGGCTGCACTACTCGCTGATTCCCACACTGATCGACCGGTCGATCATCACGCCGTCCACCAGGTTCTGGGAGCTGGAGGGCGGCACGGCGATGCTGACGGAGGCACTGGCCGCCCGGTTGAACGGCCTCATCCACTTCAACCGGCGGATGACCAGGCTCACTCAGACCGCGGACGGGGTGCGGATCGAGACCACGGCGGAGTCGGGAACGGAGGGATCCTGCGACGGCGCGCCCGTCGAGCCCCAGCAGGTCTTCGAGGGTGACTACGCCCTCGTCACCGCGCCGTTCTCGGCGGTGCGGTTCTGCGAATTCGAGCCCGCGCTCTCGTACCCCAAGCGGCGGGCCATCGCCGAACTCCACTACGACTCGGCCACCAAGGTGCTGCTGGAGTTCAAGAACCGCTTCTGGGAACAGGGCGAGCAGGGGTTCACCGGCGGGGGCTGCGTATCGGACACCCCCAACCGCTTCACCTATTTCCCGTCCGTGGTGGAGGGGAGCCGCGGCGGTGTCGTCCTGGCCTCCTACACCTGGTCCGACGAGGCGATGCGCTGGGATTCGCTGACGGACGGGGAGCGTTACGCCTTCGCCCTGGACAACCTTGCCCGGATGTTCGGCCCCCAGGTCCGCGAGGAGTTCACCGGCGTGGGCGCCACCCAGTCCTGGGCACGGGCCCGCTACGCACTCGGCGAAGCGGTCATCTTCACCCCGGGCCAACTGCATGAGCACCACCCGGCCACTCGCACCGTGGAGGGGCGCGTGCACTTCGCCGGGGAGCACACCAGCCTCAAACCGGCCTGGATCGAGGGGGCACTGGAAAGCGCGGTACGGGCCGGCCTGGAAATCCACCAGCGTTGA